One stretch of Arachis hypogaea cultivar Tifrunner chromosome 20, arahy.Tifrunner.gnm2.J5K5, whole genome shotgun sequence DNA includes these proteins:
- the LOC112783154 gene encoding THO complex subunit 7A: MLKGRKVSGRGEAVAATYAFGPAEDDVIIKHRLLTRTTTTRGEPPLKKLQKKFTAFVSEIEKDDADNYSDCDKLARAFLQELTTFEIPLLKSKAIVDANIREQENFNELKDETNRQILIAQNDIEDLKKLLEESKVERRHKEECEAIRKLIAQQPPRSETQKLITQLEKEIMALDMENTAGSRLLELRKKQFALLLHVVDELQNTIEEEQKNLVEEMRIATEELKNGMENGSGGSEAMTIDQ, from the exons ATGCTGAAAGGGAGAAAGGTTTCAGGGCGGGGAGAGGCAGTTGCAGCCACATACGCCTTCGGTCCCGCCGAAGATGACGTCATCATCAAACACAGGCTTCTCACTCGCACAACAACAACGAGGGGCGAGCCTCCATTGAAGAAGCTTCAGAAGAAGTTCACCGCTTTCGTCTCCGAGATTGAAAAGGACGACGCCGACAACTACAGCGACTGCGATAAGCTCGCGAGAGCGTTCTTGCAGGAGCTCACGACTTTCGAGATCCCGCTTCTGAAGAGCAAAGCCATTGTTGATGCAAATATCAGAGAGCAGGAGAATTTCAACGAGCTCAAGGACGAAACGAATCGACAGATCTTGATAGCGCAGAACGACATTGAAGATCTTAAGAAGCTTCTGGAAGAGAGTAAAGTTGAGAGACGGCATAAAGAAGAGTGTGAGGCTATCAGGAAATTGATTGCTCAGCAACCGCCAAGGTCAGAGACGCAGAAGCTCATTACGCAGTTGGAGAAAGAAATCATGGCGTTGGACATGGAGAATACTGCTGGTTCCAGATTGTTGGAGCTTCGGAAGAAGCAATTCGCTCTTTTGTTGCATGTG GTGGATGAGTTGCAGAACACGATAGAGGAAGAGCAGAAGAATCTGGTCGAGGAGATGAGAATAGCAACCGAGGAACTTAAGAATGGGATGGAGAATGGAAGTGGAGGCTCAGAAGCAATGACAATTGACCAGTAA
- the LOC112784322 gene encoding probable pre-mRNA-splicing factor ATP-dependent RNA helicase DEAH4 isoform X3, with amino-acid sequence MNEPNVFTIGGYDQETTPPIRYSPPFCQKYNSIESLQDALKQLYLIDAIDENGAITSIGQKMAELPLEPSLSRTLMEANDYGCIPKALTVAAMLSAETTLLPGWRSTDTKEFITSRCDKGGILACIYWCCA; translated from the exons ATGAACGAGCCGAACGTGTTCACCATAGGTGGTTATGATCAAGAAACAACCCCACCTATACGATATTCGCCCCCATTTTGCCAGAAATATAATAGCA TTGAGTCCTTACAAGATGCCTTGAAGCAATTATATCTGATTGATGCTATTGATGAAAATGGTGCAATTACAAGTATTGGACAGAAAATGGCTG AGCTTCCATTAGAACCTTCCTTATCACGAACCTTGATGGAGGCAAATGATTATGGTTGCATACCTAAGGCTTTGACTGTTGCTGCCATGTTATCAGCTGAAACTACATTGCTACCAGGGTggag GTCAACAGACACAAAGGAATTCATCACTTCAAGATGTGACAAGGGTGGAATACTTGCATGTATATATTGGTGCTGTGCTTGA
- the LOC112784322 gene encoding probable pre-mRNA-splicing factor ATP-dependent RNA helicase DEAH4 isoform X1: MAKSTILKHRMVEQEDVKLMVGTGLDAYRLSISWSRLIPIESLQDALKQLYLIDAIDENGAITSIGQKMAELPLEPSLSRTLMEANDYGCIPKALTVAAMLSAETTLLPGWRSTDTKEFITSRCDKGGILACIYWCCA, from the exons ATGGCTAAATCCACCATTCTCAAGCATAGAATGGTTGAACAG gaagatgtGAAACTCATGGTGGGAACAGGCCTTGATGCTTATAGGTTATCCATTTCTTGGTCAAGATTGATTCCAA TTGAGTCCTTACAAGATGCCTTGAAGCAATTATATCTGATTGATGCTATTGATGAAAATGGTGCAATTACAAGTATTGGACAGAAAATGGCTG AGCTTCCATTAGAACCTTCCTTATCACGAACCTTGATGGAGGCAAATGATTATGGTTGCATACCTAAGGCTTTGACTGTTGCTGCCATGTTATCAGCTGAAACTACATTGCTACCAGGGTggag GTCAACAGACACAAAGGAATTCATCACTTCAAGATGTGACAAGGGTGGAATACTTGCATGTATATATTGGTGCTGTGCTTGA
- the LOC112784322 gene encoding probable pre-mRNA-splicing factor ATP-dependent RNA helicase DEAH4 isoform X4: protein MVGTGLDAYRLSISWSRLIPIESLQDALKQLYLIDAIDENGAITSIGQKMAELPLEPSLSRTLMEANDYGCIPKALTVAAMLSAETTLLPGWRSTDTKEFITSRCDKGGILACIYWCCA from the exons ATGGTGGGAACAGGCCTTGATGCTTATAGGTTATCCATTTCTTGGTCAAGATTGATTCCAA TTGAGTCCTTACAAGATGCCTTGAAGCAATTATATCTGATTGATGCTATTGATGAAAATGGTGCAATTACAAGTATTGGACAGAAAATGGCTG AGCTTCCATTAGAACCTTCCTTATCACGAACCTTGATGGAGGCAAATGATTATGGTTGCATACCTAAGGCTTTGACTGTTGCTGCCATGTTATCAGCTGAAACTACATTGCTACCAGGGTggag GTCAACAGACACAAAGGAATTCATCACTTCAAGATGTGACAAGGGTGGAATACTTGCATGTATATATTGGTGCTGTGCTTGA
- the LOC112784322 gene encoding probable pre-mRNA-splicing factor ATP-dependent RNA helicase DEAH4 isoform X2, with the protein MNEPNVFTIGGYDQETTPPIRYSPPFCQKYNSSRVESLQDALKQLYLIDAIDENGAITSIGQKMAELPLEPSLSRTLMEANDYGCIPKALTVAAMLSAETTLLPGWRSTDTKEFITSRCDKGGILACIYWCCA; encoded by the exons ATGAACGAGCCGAACGTGTTCACCATAGGTGGTTATGATCAAGAAACAACCCCACCTATACGATATTCGCCCCCATTTTGCCAGAAATATAATAGCAGTAGGG TTGAGTCCTTACAAGATGCCTTGAAGCAATTATATCTGATTGATGCTATTGATGAAAATGGTGCAATTACAAGTATTGGACAGAAAATGGCTG AGCTTCCATTAGAACCTTCCTTATCACGAACCTTGATGGAGGCAAATGATTATGGTTGCATACCTAAGGCTTTGACTGTTGCTGCCATGTTATCAGCTGAAACTACATTGCTACCAGGGTggag GTCAACAGACACAAAGGAATTCATCACTTCAAGATGTGACAAGGGTGGAATACTTGCATGTATATATTGGTGCTGTGCTTGA